The DNA sequence gaagaaagaggctcctccctccttaactgtcatcctttggcctgggaggcagagaataggctgacccagttccatcagggctagcctgaagaagcagagtcctccctccggtccatctgccttggtccaggcctcagagggagagaagaatgctggacctgatcccctccctccctccccatttccttctccttttgtgtcgagtcgttttagattgtaagcctgagggcagggaaccgtctattatcccctctgttgtaagccgcccggattcccagggattgggcggcatataattaaatcctattattattattaaaatcaaacCTTATTAAAAACTCCTCCTCCCAATATTCTTCTGAACAGAAGAGGTGCTAGAACTGCTTGGTGACAGCTGAAGTCAACAATAAAACTTGTAGTAGAACTAGGCCACAACTTGTTACTAAAAGGAATTCTAATAAACTAGGGGTTTAAAAAAaagccacataacaacaacacacatttcCTTGTCTCCAAACAAGGCAGATAACAATGTTCATTcaagaaaaattaattatttgtaaACAGCTTGGTCAAACATTTTGTTCAACATAACACCTTGGGTGAGCTGCTCTTTTGCCCTCTTTATTCTAAGGAAGAAGATGCATGCCTTCCACATTCCACAAGCAAAATCAGCATCCAGTATTACCTAATGAAGTAGACGAGATAGCTTTGTCTGGAAACTCCATCCCAAGCCTCTTTCCATTTTCCACATAAGCTTGTTCCAGACTTTTATTTTGAAGCACATTGTAATAAACTGGAATGTCACTTCTTATTTCTACctagaaaattaaaatacagatattAAGATCTATATAGTGATTTAGTGAACAAACCTTAACTTGTAATGGTTACTTTagacctttaaaaataaatccagaatATATCAACTACCATACTGTTATTTTAACAAAGGCAGCAACCCATCAAGGAAGCTTCAAtgaaccaaattttaaaaaagccatctttGCTTTCAGTGGCAAACTATATATCATTATCTCACCATCACAGCTTCGAATAAAACCCATCTTACTTTCCATCTTCAAAATTGGTGGCAGTTGAAGATTCAAAAATTACACACACAGTCCAACCACCAAATCCACAGGATTGATCAATGCAGTGTCATTTACccacatctggggggggggggggggNNNNNNNNNNNNNNNNNNNNNNNNNNNNNNNNNNNNNNNNNNNNNNNNNNNNNNNNNNNNNNNNNNNNNNNNNNNNNNNNNNNNNNNNNNNNNNNNNNNNNNNNNNNNNNNNNNNNNNNNNNNNNNNNNNNNNNNNNNNNNNNNNNNNNNNNNNNNNNNNNNNNNNNNNNNNNNNNNNNNNNNNNNNNNNNNNNNNNNNNNNNNNNNNNNNNNNNNNNNNNNNNNNNNNNNNNNNNNNNNNNNNNNNNNNNNNNNNNNNNNNNNNNNNNNNNNNNNNNNNNNNNNNNNNNNNNNNNNNNNNNNNNNNNNNNNNNNNNNNNNNNNNNNNNNNNNNNNNNNNNNNNNNNNNNNNNNNNNNNNNNNNNNNNNNNNNNNNNNNNNNNNNNNNNNNNNNNNNNNNNNNNNNNNNNNNNNNNNNNNNNNNNNNNNNNNNNNNNNNNNNNNNNNNNNNNNNNNNNNNNNNNNNNNNNNNNNNNNNNNNNNNNNNNNNNNNNNNNNNNNNNNNNNNNNNNNNNNNNNNNNNNNNNNNNNNNNNNNNNNNNNNNNNNNNNNNNNNNNNNNNNNNNNNNNNNNNNNNNNNNNNNNNNNNNNNNNNNNNNNNNNNNNNNNNNNNNNNNNNNNNNNNNNNNNNNNNNNNNNNNNNNNNNNNNNNNNNNNNNNNNNNNNNNNNNNNNNNNNNNNNNNNNNNNNNNNNNNNNNNNNNNNNNNNNNNNNNNNNNNNNNNNNNNNNNNNNNNNNNNNNNNNNNNNNNNNNNNNNNNNNNNNNNNNNNNNNNNNNNNNNNNNNNNNNNNNNNNNNNNNNNNNNNNNNNNNNNNNNNNNNNNNNNNNNNNNNNNNNNNNNNNNNNNNNNNNNNNNNNNNNNNNNNNNNNNNNNNNNNNNNNNNNNNNNNNNNNNNNNNNNNNNNNNNNNNNNNNNNNNNNNNNNNNNNNNNNNNNNNNNNNNNNNNNNNNNNNNNNNNNNNNNNNNNNNNNNNNNNNNNNNNNNNNNNNNNNNNNNNNNNNNNNNNNNNNNNNNNNNNNNNNNNNNNNNNNNNNNNNNNNNNNNNNNNNNNNNNNNNNNNNNNNNNNNNNNNNNNNNNNNNNNNNNNNNNNNNNNNNNNNNNNNNNNNNNNNNNNNNNNNNNNNNNNNNNNNNNNNNNNNNNNNNNNNNNNNNNNNNNNNNNNNNNNNNNNNNNNNNNNNNNNNNNNNNNNNNNNNNNNNNNNNNNNNNNNNNNNNNNNNNNNNNNNNNNNNNNNNNNNNNNNNNNNNNNNNNNNNNNNNNNNNNNNNNNNNNNNNNNNNNNNNNNNNNNNNNNNNNNNNNNNNNNNNNNNNNNNNNNNNNNNNNNNNNNNNNNNNNNNNNNNNNNNNNNNNNNNNNNNNNNNNNNNNNNNNNNNNNNNNNNNNNNNNNNNNNNNNNNNNNNNNNNNNNNNNNNNNNNNNNNNNNNNNNNNNNNNNNNNNNNNNNNNNNNNNNNNNNNNNNNNNNNNNNNNNNNNNNNNNNNNNNNNNNNNNNNNNNNNNNNNNNNNNNNNNNNNNNNNNNNNNNNNNNNNNNNNNNNNNNNNNNNNNNNNNNNNNNNNNNNNNNNNNNNNNNNNNNNNNNNNNNNNNNNNNNNNNNNNNNNNNNNNNNNNNNNNNNNNNNNNNNNNNNNNNNNNNNNNNNNNNNNNNNNNNNNNNNNNNNNNNNNNNNNNNNNNNNNNNNNNNNNNNNNNNNNNNNNNNNNNNNNNNNNNNNNNNNNNNNNNNNNNNNNNNNNNNNNNNNNNNNNNNNNNNNNNNNNNNNNNNNNNNNNNNNNNNNNNNNNNNNNNNNNNNNNNNNNNNNNNNNNNNNNNNNNNNNNNNNNNNNNNNNNNNNNNNNNNNNNNNNNNNNNNNNNNNNNNNNNNNNNNNNNNNNNNNNNNNNNNNNNNNNNNNNNNNNNNNNNNNNNNNNNNNNNNNNNNNNNNNNNNNNNNNNNNNNNNNNNNNNNNNNNNNNNNNNNNNNNNNNNNNNNNNNNNNNNNNNNNNNNNNNNNNNNNNNNNNNNNNNNNNNNNNNNNNNNNNNNNNNNNNNNNNNNNNNNNNNNNNNNNNNNNNNNNNNNNNNNNNNNNNNNNNNNNNNNNNNNNNNNNNNNNNNNNNNNNNNNNNNNNNNNNNNNNNNNNNNNNNNNNNNNNNNNNNNNNNNNNNNNNNNNNNNNNNNNNNNNNNNNNNNNNNNNNNNNNNNNNNNNNNNNNNNNNNNNNNNNNNNNNNNNNNNNNNNNNNNNNNNNNNNNNNNNNNNNNNNNNNNNNNNNNNNNNNNNNNNNNNNNNNNNNNNNNNNNNNNNNNNNNNNNNNNNNNNNNNNNNNNNNNNNNNNNNNNNNNNNNNNNNNNNNNNNNNNNNNNNNNNNNNNNNNNNNNNNNNNNNNNNNNNNNNNNNNNNNNNNNNNNNNNNNNNNNNNNNNNNNNNNNNNNNNNNNNNNNNNNNNNNNNNNNNNNNNNNNNNNNNNNNNNNNNNNNNNNNNNNNNNNNNNNNNNNNNNNNNNNNNNNNNNNNNNNNNNNNNNNNNNNNNNNNNNNNNNNNNNNNNNNNNNNNNNNNNNNNNNNNNNNNNNNNNNNNNNNNNNNNNNNNNNNNNNNNNNNNNNNNNNNNNNNNNNNNNNNNNNNNNNNNNNNNNNNNNNNNNNNNNNNNNNNNNNNNNNNNNNNNNNNNNNNNNNNNNNNNNNNNNNNNNNNNNNNNNNNNNNNNNNNNNNNNNNNNNNNNNNNNNNNNNNNNNNNNNNNNNNNNNNNNNNNNNNNNNNNNNNNNNNNNNNNNNNNNNNNNNNNNNNNNNNNNNNNNNNNNNNNNNNNNNNNNNNNNNNNNNNNNNNNNNNNNNNNNNNNNNNNNNNNNNNNNNNNNNNNNNNNNNNNNNNNNNNNNNNNNNNNNNNNNNNNNNNNNNNNNNNNNNNNNNNNNNNNNNNNNNNNNNNNNNNNNNNNNNNNNNNNNNNNNNNNNNNNNNNNNNNNNNNNNNNNNNNNNNNNNNNNNNNNNNNNNNNNNNNNNNNNNNNNNNNNNNNNNNNNNNNNNNNNNNNNNNNNNNNNNNNNNNNNNNNNNNNNNNNNNNNNNNNNNNNNNNNNNNNNNNNNNNNNNNNNNNNNNNNNNNNNNNNNNNNNNNNNNNNNNNNNNNNNNNNNNNNNNNNNNNNNNNNNNNNNNNNNNNNNNNNNNNNNNNNNNNNNNNNNNNNNNNNNNNNNNNNNNNNNNNNNNNNNNNNNNNNNNNNNNNNNNNNNNNNNNNNNNNNNNNNNNNNNNNNNNNNNNNNNNNNNNNNNNNNNNNNNNNNNNNNNNNNNNNNNNNNNNNNNNNNNNNNNNNNNNNNNNNNNNNNNNNNNNNNNNNNNNNNNNNNNNNNNNNNNNNNNNNNNNNNNNNNNNNNNNNNNNNNNNNNNNNNNNNNNNNNNNNNNNNNNNNNNNNNNNNNNNNNNNNNNNNNNNNNNNNNNNNNNNNNNNNNNNNNNNNNNNNNNNNNNNNNNNNNNNNNNNNNNNNNNNNNNNNNNNNNNNNNNNNNNNNNNNNNNNNNNNNNNNNNNNNNNNNNNNNNNNNNNNNNNNNNNNNNNNNNNNNNNNNNNNNNNNNNNNNNNNNNNNNNNNNNNNNNNNNNNNNNNNNNNNNNNNNNNNNNNNNNNNNNNNNNNNNNNNNNNNNNNNNNNNNNNNNNNNNNNNNNNNNNNNNNNNNNNNNNNNNNNNNNNNNNNNNNNNNNNNNNNNNNNNNNNNNNNNNNNNNNNNNNNNNNNNNNNNNNNNNNNNNNNNNNNNNNNNNNNNNNNNNNNNNNNNNNNNNNNNNNNNNNNNNNNNNNNNNNNNNNNNNNNNNNNNNNNNNNNNNNNNNNNNNNNNNNNNNNNNNNNNNNNNNNNNNNNNNNNNNNNNNNNNNNNNNNNNNNNNNNNNNNNNNNNNNNNNNNNNNNNNNNNNNNNNNNNNNNNNNNNNNNNNNNNNNNNNNNNNNNNNNNNNNNNNNNNNNNNNNNNNNNNNNNNNNNNNNNNNNNNNNNNNNNNNNNNNNNNNNNNNNNNNNNNNNNNNNNNNNNNNNNNNNNNNNNNNNNNNNNNNNNNNNNNNNNNNNNNNNNNNNNNNNNNNNNNNNNNNNNNNNNNNNNNNNNNNNNNNNNNNNNNNNNNNNNNNNNNNNNNNNNNNNNNNNNNNNNNNNNNNNNNNNNNNNNNNNNNNNNNNNNNNNNNNNNNNNNNNNNNNNNNNNNNNNNNNNNNNNNNNNNNNNNNNNNNNNNNNNNNNNNNNNNNNNNNNNNNNNNNNNNNNNNNNNNNNNNNNNNNNNNNNNNNNNNNNNNNNNNNNNNNNNNNNNNNNNNNNNNNNNNNNNNNNNNNNNNNNNNNNNNNNNNNNNNNNNNNNNNNNNNNNNNNNNNNNNNNNNNNNNNNNNNNNNNNNNNNNNNNNNNNNNNNNNNNNNNNNNNNNNNNNNNNNNNNNNNNNNNNNNNNNNNNNNNNNNNNNNNNNNNNNNNNNNNNNNNNNNNNNNNNNNNNNNNNNNNNNNNNNNNNNNNNNNNNNNNNNNNNNNNNNNNNNNNNNNNNNNNNNNNNNNNNNNNNNNNNNNNNNNNNNNNNNNNNNNNNNNNNNNNNNNNNNNNNNNNNNNNNNNNNNNNNNNNNNNNNNNNNNNNNNNNNNNNNNNNNNNNNNNNNNNNNNNNNNNNNNNNNNNNNNNNNNNNNNNNNNNNNNNNNNNNNNNNNNNNNNNNNNNNNNNNNNNNNNNNNNNNNNNNNNNNNNNNNNNNNNNNNNNNNNNNNNNNNNNNNNNNNNNNNNNNNNNNNNNNNNNNNNNNNNNNNNNNNNNNNNNNNNNNNNNNNNNNNNNNNNNNNNNNNNNNNNNNNNNNNNNNNNNNNNNNNNNNNNNNNNNNNNNNNNNNNNNNNNNNNNNNNNNNNNNNNNNNNNNNNNNNNNNNNNNNNNNNNNNNNNNNNNNNNNNNNNNNNNNNNNNNNNNNNNNNNNNNNNNNNNNNNNNNNNNNNNNNNNNNNNNNNNNNNNNNNNNNNNNNNNNNNNNNNNNNNNNNNNNNNNNNNNNNNNNNNNNNNNNNNNNNNNNNNNNNNNNNNNNNNNNNNNNNNNNNNNNNNNNNNNNNNNNNNNNNNNNNNNNNNNNNNNNNNNNNNNNNNNNNNNNNNNNNNNNNNNNNNNNNNNNNNNNNNNNNNNNNNNNNNNNNNNNNNNNNNNNNNNNNNNNNNNNNNNNNNNNNNNNNNNNNNNNNNNNNNNNNNNNNNNNNNNNNNNNNNNNNNNNNNNNNNNNNNNNNNNNNNNNNNNNNNNNNNNNNNNNNNNNNNNNNNNNNNNNNNNNNNNNNNNNNNNNNNNNNNNNNNNNNNNNNNNNNNNNNNNNNNNNNNNNNNNNNNNNNNNNNNNNNNNNNNNNNNNNNNNNNNNNNNNNNNNNNNNNNNNNNNNNNNNNNNNNNNNNNNNNNNNNNNNNNNNNNNNNNNNNNNNNNNNNNNNNNNNNNNNNNNNNNNNNNNNNNNNNNNNNNNNNNNNNNNNNNNNNNNNNNNNNNNNNNNNNNNNNNNNNNNNNNNNNNNNNNNNNNNNNNNNNNNNNNNNNNNNNNNNNNNNNNNNNNNNNNNNNNNNNNNNNNNNNNNNNNNNNNNNNNNNNNNNNNNNNNNNNNNNNNNNNNNNNNNNNNNNNNNNNNNNNNNNNNNNNNNNNNNNNNNNNNNNNNNNNNNNNNNNNNNNNNNNNNNNNNNNNNNNNNNNNNNNNNNNNNNNNNNNNNNNNNNNNNNNNNNNNNNNNNNNNNNNNNNNNNNNNNNNNNNNNNNNNNNNNNNNNNNNNNNNNNNNNNNNNNNNNNNNNNNNNNNNNNNNNNNNNNNNNNNNNNNNNNNNNNNNNNNNNNNNNNNNNNNNNNNNNNNNNNNNNNNNNNNNNNNNNNNNNNNNNNNNNNNNNNNNNNNNNNNNNNNNNNNNNNNNNNNNNNNNNNNNNNNNNNNNNNNNNNNNNNNNNNNNNNNNNNNNNNNNNNNNNNNNNNNNNNNNNNNNNNNNNNNNNNNNNNNNNNNNNNNNNNNNNNNNNNNNNNNNNNNNNNNNNNNNNNNNNNNNNNNNNNNNNNNNNNNNNNNNNNNNNNNNNNNNNNNNNNNNNNNNNNNNNNNNNNNNNNNNNNNNNNNNNNNNNNNNNNNNNNNNNNNNNNNNNNNNNNNNNNNNNNNNNNNNNNNNNNNNNNNNNNNNNNNNNNNNNNNNNNNNNNNNNNNNNNNNNNNNNNNNNNNNNNNNNNNNNNNNNNNNNNNNNNNNNNNNNNNNNNNNNNNNNNNNNNNNNNNNNNNNNNNNNNNNNNNNNNNNNNNNNNNNNNNNNNNNNNNNNNNNNNNNNNNNNNNNNNNNNNNNNNNNNNNNNNNNNNNNNNNNNNNNNNNNNNNNNNNNNNNNNNNNNNNNNNNNNNNNNNNNNNNNNNNNNNNNNNNNNNNNNNNNNNNNNNNNNNNNNNNNNNNNNNNNNNNNNNNNNNNNNNNNNNNNNNNNNNNNNNNNNNNNNNNNNNNNNNNNNNNNNNNNNNNNNNNNNNNNNNNNNNNNNNNNNNNNNNNNNNNNNNNNNNNNNNNNNNNNNNNNNNNNNNNNNNNNNNNNNNNNNNNNNNNNNNNNNNNNNNNNNNNNNNNNNNNNNNNNNNNNNNNNNNNNNNNNNNNNNNNNNNNNNNNNNNNNNNNNNNNNNNNNNNNNNNNNNNNNNNNNNNNNNNNNNNNNNNNNNNNNNNNNNNNNNNNNNNNNNNNNNNNNNNNNNNNNNNNNNNNNNNNNNNNNNNNNNNNNNNNNNNNNNNNNNNNNNNNNNNNNNNNNNNNNNNNNNNNNNNNNNNNNNNNNNNNNNNNNNNNNNNNNNNNNNNNNNNNNNNNNNNNNNNNNNNNNNNNNNNNNNNNNNNNNNNNNNNNNNNNNNNNNNNNNNNNNNNNNNNNNNNNNNNNNNNNNNNNNNNNNNNNNNNNNNNNNNNNNNNNNNNNNNNNNNNNNNNNNNNNNNNNNNNNNNNNNNNNNNNNNNNNNNNNNNNNNNNNNNNNNNNNNNNNNNNNNNNNNNNNNNNNNNNNNNNNNNNNNNNNNNNNNNNNNNNNNNNNNNNNNNNNNNNNNNNNNNNNNNNNNNNNNNNNNNNNNNNNNNNNNNNNNNNNNNNNNNNNNNNNNNNNNNNNNNNNNNNNNNNNNNNNNNNNNNNNNNNNNNNNNNNNNNNNNNNNNNNNNNNNNNNNNNNNNNNNNNNNNNNNNNNNNNNNNNNNNNNNNNNNNNNNNNNNNNNNNNNNNNNNNNNNNNNNNNNNNNNNNNNNNNNNNNNNNNNNNNNNNNNNNNNNNNNNNNNNNNNNNNNNNNNNNNNNNNNNNNNNNNNNNNNNNNNNNNNNNNNNNNNNNNNNNNNNNNNNNNNNNNNNNNNNNNNNNNNNNNNNNNNNNNNNNNNNNNNNNNNNNNNNNNNNNNNNNNNNNNNNNNNNNNNNNNNNNNNNNNNNNNNNNNNNNNNNNNNNNNNNNNNNNNNNNNNNNNNNNNNNNNNNNNNNNNNNNNNNNNNNNNNNNNNNNNNNNNNNNNNNNNNNNNNNNNNNNNNNNNNNNNNNNNNNNNNNNNNNNNNNNNNNNNNNNNNNNNNNNNNNNNNNNNNNNNNNNNNNNNNNNNNNNNNNNNNNNNNNNNNNNNNNNNNNNNNNNNNNNNNNNNNNNNNNNNNNNNNNNNNNNNNNNNNNNNNNNNNNNNNNNNNNNNNNNNNNNNNNNNNNNNNNNNNNNNNNNNNNNNNNNNNNNNNNNNNNNNNNNNNNNNNNNNNNNNNNNNNNNNNNNNNNNNNNNNNNNNNNNNNNNNNNNNNNNNNNNNNNNNNNNNNNNNNNNNNNNNNNNNNNNNNNNNNNNNNNNNNNNNNNNNNNNNNNNNNNNNNNNNNNNNNNNNNNNNNNNNNNNNNNNNNNNNNNNNNNNNNNNNNNNNNNNNNNNNNNNNNNNNNNNNNNNNNNNNNNNNNNNNNNNNNNNNNNNNNNNNNNNNNNNNNNNNNNNNNNNNNNNNNNNNNNNNNNNNNNNNNNNNNNNNNNNNNNNNNNNNNNNNNNNNNNNNNNNNNNNNNNNNNNNNNNNNNNNNNNNNNNNNNNNNNNNNNNNNNNNNNNNNNNNNNNNNNNNNNNNNNNNNNNNNNNNNNNNNNNNNNNNNNNNNNNNNNNNNNNNNNNNNNNNNNNNNNNNNNNNNNNNNNNNNNNNNNNNNNNNNNNNNNNNNNNNNNNNNNNNNNNNNNNNNNNNNNNNNNNNNNNNNNNNNNNNNNNNNNNNNNNNNNNNNNNNNNNNNNNNNNNNNNNNNNNNNNNNNNNNNNNNNNNNNNNNNNNNNNNNNNNNNNNNNNNNNNNNNNNNNNNNNNNNNNNNNNNNNNNNNNNNNNNNNNNNNNNNNNNNNNNNNNNNNNNNNNNNNNNNNNNNNNNNNNNNNNNNNNNNNNNNNNNNNNNNNNNNNNNNNNNNNNNNNNNNNNNNNNNNNNNNNNNNNNNNNNNNNNNNNNNNNNNNNNNNNNNNNNNNNNNNNNNNNNNNNNNNNNNNNNNNNNNNNNNNNNNNNNNNNNNNNNNNNNNNNNNNNNNNNNNNNNNNNNNNNNNNNNNNNNNNNNNNNNNNNNNNNNNNNNNNNNNNNNNNNNNNNNNNNNNNNNNNNNNNNNNNNNNNNNNNNNNNNNNNNNNNNNNNNNNNNNNNNNNNNNNNNNNNNNNNNNtgggaggagggagaaggtcTCTCTAGGCACcgggaggtcctccagcatgattgtaTGGTAAACTCCAGCAAAAATATAGCATTTGTCATTATCTGCAACAGTGGAATGGGAACGTTTCCCCCATGGATCAGGGGTAGACTCATAGAGCAGTACTGAATAAAGACTTTGGGGCTACAATGCAtaagaaccaacatggtgtagttgtttcagtgttggactattcTCTGGAGGCCGGGTTTAAATCTGCACAgagacatggaaactcactgggtgaccttgggcaagtcgctcCTCCCAGCCTcaaaaggcaaaagcaagccccctctgaacacatcttgccaagaaaaccctatgatgggttcatgtcagggtcactgtaaatcaaaagatacttaaaggcacacaacaaacaggTATAAATATTAATGGAAGTGAAGTTGAATGCTTTCTATCTGGCATCCATAGTATCTTGTGGTTTTTGGGGCTGTGTTCTGGAGAGTTTATTCCGTTTCatgagcatctgtggctggcactttagagaatgcattctctaaagatgccagccacagtgccacgaaacatcaggaatatactgctccagaacacagccacatagctttaaaaagaaaacctaatGGAAGTATTCAGTTGACCAAAGGCTCTTACTGTGCATCCTGTAGCAAGTGCTGCAGCCTGAAGCAACTCTCAGCTTTCTCTGTAAGAATTGACAATTCTTCAGCGCGGAGTACGCAAGTAAAATTCTAGTTCTGTGAAAGGAGGTATAATATTGGGCCTCTCTCACCCATTTTTATTATGCCTAAAATATAAGAGCCAACTTATGTTAGGAAAAGATTGCATAGCAATAAGAACACAATCTTTCTGGTTTAACAGTGTTTCATATCAGTGTGATTAATATCCTCAAATTTTACATTTCCAAGTTCTtgatttagaaaataaaattgaattcCACTTGAATTTCATATGAGCAATTGTAGTATTGTGTCATATGCATTTATTACAGTTGATTTGTTGATCTTTTTGAGAAAGTCTGCAGCCAAATGATGATTCTGGCTGTAATCTCAGGCCCATAAACAGCAGTTTATATAAGCTCACCATGGAGTCTCCATGTTGGTTTTATTTGCTGCCTTAAAACTGACAGATGTTGTTATGCAAGACAGCAGCATCTATGCATTTACTCCTTCCCAAGGGTAAGCAGCAGCATGAGAAGCTTTTCCAAGTATTTCACAGTCACTCTAGGAACAAATATCACTTGGTTTGTTCAGACTCTTAGAACCAAAGAGCAGAATTCTTAGAAGTACAGAAAATATCCTTTTGCTGCTGGACataatacaataatatccaaaatccacacaacagcaacacctttattgggacaactaaaAATGCACAATACAACAAAGCCTCCATTGGCTTCCTcagcaggcaaaggtgttaaaatcatacaggagcaAGAAAAAAATGATGTTCAAGTCACAGGCTACATTTGTCAAGATGTGtttttgttgtcagttaagatggtctggagggatatcaGGCAGGAATAGGACACTCTTTTATTGGCCGTGTGGGCACGTTGAGACAAATCCGGCCAATAAACTTTACTCCCATTAGCAAAAGAAAAAGTAACCCCCTTGAGCCAGTCCGTTTCTGTCCTGGGTGAAACTACCCATCCTTACCTTACAAAAAGAACACTGAATTTCAAGAAAATCAGGAAAATTTAGGTTTGTTAGATAAAATCTGCCAAATGCAGTCccaatgaaaaaagttttgtctTTGTTAGAGGCAGACACTTCAAAGAGTTAAGTCCAGTCCCTTGGCTTCCTCTCTTTAAGGTTTTCTGTTGTGTGGCTAAATCTGGTCTCCTCCAATCCAGAAAACATCCTCCAGAACCCACATGATGCATTTGTGGTCCTGCGTGatttattttgtgccttttgtgaAAGGCAGGTATAAAGTGTTGCCTAATGAAGTAATTCAAATTTTCTAGCTTTTAAAATCACTATTGTTTCAATACAAGTCTGGATGATAATCTCCACTTTGGGGACTGTGAGTTTTCCACAATCTCCTTATAATGGAATCAAATCTTTCAGCTATTATGGTGACTTAACCTGTCTCTATAAACTaccatcagccctctgtatccacagattctttatcatgGATTCAGTATCCACagcttgcagattttttttaaaaattgaattccAAAAATAAACatggatttttccattttatataatgttaGTAAGTTTTACCATTTTACATGCCTGTATTAATGGAATTgactatccatggattttgttatccacaggggtgcTGGAACCAATCCTAGTGATaccgagggtccactgtactcattAGGATCAAGGTACATACTTAAAGAACCAACATTGCTTTCCTATTGTTTTTGtgttgccttcatgttgtttccaacttacagtgaccataaggcaaacatatcatgaggttttcttgcaggatttgttcatgggtgtttgcctttgcctcctggatgggctgagagagagtgacttgcccaggtcatcCATGACTAAGAAGGGATTCCAACCCTGTTCTTTAGAGCCCTACTCCAACGCTCAACCACTGAACTTTTATTCAACAAGCCTTTTAATAGTATTTAATATATTTCAACGATATCTGGTTGTTTCTTTTTATATGCTGGCCTCATACTTTGTATGTGATTTTCtgggtgtttatttatttatttaagccttGCAAACCACACAGGAATCAGTCTGGTGAAGCATAACAATTTCtcacacaataaaataataaatccagTTCTTTTTTTATCTAAAACGTAACAGAAAGAACAGTTTACTTACGACGATCTTGCCATAGCAGGCTTATAAGGCAGGTCTTCTTGAAATGGGAGCCATGAACACAACATCCAGATCGTCAAATGCACCAGCTTTATGAGGACGGCTTTGCCTGCTCCCCCTTCTTCTGCTGGCGTCCCCAAAAACACTGATCTAGAAGAAGGACAGCAGCAATGAGCTCTCATGTTGAATTGCTGACAGAGATCCGGACTGTTATTTATCAGGCATACTTTGCTAAATTGGAGAAATGGGTTGGTTCCCAGTTGGCTGGAGGCAGCAGGCAGGCTGCATCGTCACCCTCTTTTTAACAATATTGTAAACAGGTTTAGATGTGGGAAAAAGGAGGCAGGAAAATTTAACACAGACTTGGAAcatttactgaagaaagtcaaggtaGAGAGTGCAAGGCAGCTTACGGGGGGAACATTAAGACAGCAAATATATGGCCACAAGCAAGATGAATAATTTTAAAGTTGATGATGCGAGGACATTGAAATGTTCCACTGTTTTCCATAGCTTGGCTCAAGGGCTaatcagagcagagactgcagtTAAAACATCAGAAAATTTGGAGTCGTAAGGACAGCTGTGGAGGAACATAGAGAAGTGTAAAATGTAtcacactgaatactaaagtcggGATGCTCCATTCcacagtacacttgtccctccatattctctagggttgggggcacaagacccccgtggatGTGGGagaaccacaaataagaaaagcaCACGTTTTACCTGAGGACACCTCTGCAGGAATCCctaagtcctccagggcaacgctgtggccaa is a window from the Sceloporus undulatus isolate JIND9_A2432 ecotype Alabama chromosome 1, SceUnd_v1.1, whole genome shotgun sequence genome containing:
- the PM20D2 gene encoding LOW QUALITY PROTEIN: peptidase M20 domain-containing protein 2 (The sequence of the model RefSeq protein was modified relative to this genomic sequence to represent the inferred CDS: inserted 8 bases in 5 codons; substituted 2 bases at 2 genomic stop codons) — protein: MRAHCCCPSSRSVFLGTPAEEGGAGKAVLXKAGAFDDLDVVFMAXPFQEDLPYKPAMARSSDCEILGKASHAAAYPWEGVNAXRCCCLAXQHLSVLRQQIKPTWRLHGELKNGXERPNIIPPFTELEFYLRTPXAEELSILTEKAESCFRXAALATGCTVEIRSDIPVYYNVLQNKSLEQAYVENGKRLGMEFPDKAISSTSLGSTDFGNVSYVVPGIHPYFYIGSDALNHTEQFTVAAGSEEAQKYALRTAKALAMTALDVIFRPGLLQQVQDDFRQTKLEEQDY